The proteins below come from a single Aegilops tauschii subsp. strangulata cultivar AL8/78 chromosome 6, Aet v6.0, whole genome shotgun sequence genomic window:
- the LOC109761901 gene encoding uncharacterized protein, translated as MELGDGGRKEEVGRRTMRSGGDGDDDRQRPYDGDDDDDEGTRQPYKCAFCRRGFPTAQALGGHMNVHRKDRPATKAAPRGAGICGQESPAVIDALLAYGVLVHPEASGAAGGSSRIRAQRPPRELRLFGHVDDAGRGKEDQSWSARDRGGCHEAKDDAGDHGEQEEEELDLELRLGAAGQ; from the coding sequence ATGGAGCTGGGCGATGGGGGCAGGAAGGAGGAGGTTGGAAGAAGGACCATGCGTAGCGGGGGCGACGGAGACGACGACAGGCAGCGCCCCtacgacggcgacgacgacgacgacgaggggACGAGGCAGCCGTACAAGTGCGCGTTCTGCAGGAGGGGGTTCCCCACGGCGCAGGCGCTCGGCGGGCACATGAACGTGCACCGGAAGGACCGGCCAGCCACTAAGGCGGCGCCAAGGGGCGCCGGCATCTGCGGTCAGGAGTCGCCGGCGGTCATCGACGCGCTCCTGGCGTACGGAGTGCTGGTTCATCCGGAGGCGAGCGGCGCCGCTGGAGGGAGCTCCAGGATCCGTGCCCAGCGGCCGCCACGGGAGCTCCGGCTTTTCGGCCATGTCGACGACGCCGGTCGTGGCAAGGAAGATCAAAGCTGGAGCGCCAGAGATCGAGGAGGGTGCCACGAAGCCAAGGATGATGCCGGCGATCACGGCGAAcaagaggaggaggagttggattTGGAGCTGAGACTCGGTGCTGCGGGTCAGTGA